From the genome of Anopheles funestus chromosome 2RL, idAnoFuneDA-416_04, whole genome shotgun sequence:
CAAAGATCGGACCCCATCAGATATTTCCTGATCCGTAGCATCCTTTGGCCGCACCGGTATCCATCCTCCACCGGCTGCTTTACGTTGTTTAAACTGTCGCTTGGGAAGATACTTGGATTCGATTGCCTGCAGATAAGCTAATTGTTTTAGGCGCAAACGCTGCAACTCGCGATCCGATTCAAGGGTAAAATGGTTCTGAAACTGAGTCGCAGCCAGCTTCCGCAACGTGTCCGCCTTTTTGCTTCGATTTTCCACCGAACGTTTGACCAACCATTGCACCACGGGAAATATGTTGATGAAATCCAAGCCCTGTATTTGATGCGGTTCAATCAGAAACGGACACTTCATTCGAGGCAAAACACCAACTATCTTTTCCGTCAAGGCACTGTTTATGAGGTAATGGCATATAATGTGGAATAAATAACGATGCCGCTAGGAGTTTGTAAGGATTCTTGCGTGATACTTACATCTTCTGGCCGATGGTAAGATTCTCGTGGAACAAAAGATCCACATTGACGTCATAGTCACAGGCCTCGATGCACCAGGTCATACCGCCCACTATCTTGTCGAAGGACGAGAGACCCTGTATGTGCGCCCGATAGTATCCGGCACCGACGAGTGTATCAATGATGTCCTGCTCCTTTCGTTTCTGCTCTTCGTCTTCTCGCTTTTCAACCTGTGAAATGGTATTGGATGTACACACCATAAGTTGTTATCAAATGGCTTCTTGTGATTCACCCACTTACCTGAATTTCATTACCATCCGCATCGAAGCGTGTTGCCAGCTTCACATTGGGTAGATGCTTAGAAAAGATGTTTTTTGTGGCCATGGTAGGTTAGGAGTAATGTAAATTGTGATTGGAAGTGATTTACAAAAGTGCTAATACACGCACGAAACGAGATGAACCGTGGGCTCACAGTGCTTCAAGTGTAATCGCCCTATAGCGGTATCAACAAGGTATTGCACCAATACTAACGCCAATTATGACAGCTAGCTCGCGacataaacaataacaaaagagaaaaaaaatgaaaaaaacagctGCATTTATTCGCCATTTATTTGAATAACATCTTTCAAGAACTGTGCGAAATATCTTACGAATATTTGAATTAcaacaaattacaaaataattttcgGACAAGATGCTTTAAGCCATATGAAGGTAAGCTAATTTAATGAAATCTGTTAAATAGGTTTATTGAGGATGTCGcgtaaagttttccattttttcgcCTACGACTCAACATCAgccattaaataaaaaaaagttacatatATTTTACCAAATCTCTTCCGCACCAGCAGACTATCTGATTTCCTAGAGGTATATGTGGTCGCGTTCCCCGCAGGATACGTATAAAAACCGAATCAGAAAACACGATCACATTTGTACAATGCAAATTAATTAACGCTACAAAGCTGCACATCAAAAAACGGAAGCACATGGGTACAGTTTGCAAACATCGCTTTCGACGATCCCTTACTATTCGCTTATTGTAGGTAAAGTTAATGAAACGATCAATGCTAATATTGTCCAGTTAGTTTGCTCGAAGAAGTTAAGTTAGTTCCATTCGACAAGAACACTGGTATAACTTGGGATATGTAATGCGGATCGGTACACAATTAGCAGCCTACAGTTGTGTTAAACAAATTTCTTACACACTCGTTCACAATAGATATTTAACCGTATTTGGGTATCGCcttattttcatgccaatctAATACAACAGTCAGTGTGGTAAGCAATAAATGCTTTACGGGTGCACGGTTTGTCCTGATCATAACTGGTGCTAGTTTCTAGTTTGATATTCGTTTGACACACCTGTTACCCTTCATTTGTTCTATTTCCTTAAGCCTAgcttaaacaataataaaaaatatagtaTAAAGGCAAGCGTCTCTCTTCGCTGGGGAGCAAAAATCGCTCCCGCTATGTAGAGTTCAACTTTTTGTTGGCAGCTATTATAATTCGGCACAATTCCACCTCACGGAACTTCCATTCAAAAGTAATCTCAGTCTCGATTTAAAATGTTGTTAAGAGTTAGTTTCGATGCACGTTTTACAGGATGTAATCATTTCCTAAAGCAATGATATGATGAGGATTGATAATgtttcgcaaaacaaaaaagcaaaacctaaTCTTCTGCACTGTAATATTGACGAAACTTTGAAAAAACTATCCCTGGTGGTTACATATGTTATCGAGAAGTTTTCTAAAGCAAAATGATATCATCTAAAAACCTTGTGAGAGGAATGCCGACAAACTATACATGTGGATCATCATCCGTCGCATGGATGGATGTGGAAATCTTTACCCGGTTACCCGGTTGCGGTTAAGTCGAAGGTTACAAAAGGTACCTTCGTTCTATTTGAGCTACACCTTCCTTTCAGGACACTTCCATGTTTCGATGGACGGTTACCGGGACGAGGATGTGATGACCGCTGGTTGTGGTCGAGACGGGTGATCCCGGCGGCAACACCGTTGTCCCCAATACACCCGTTCTAGAAATGGATGTGGGCGAGGGAAGCAATGTTTGCATGGCCGGGTCCGCAAACCGATCGAACGTCGTTCCGATCATTTTCGACTCGTTAAGCATTGGAGGCTTCGACAGAAAGGAGCTTCCAGGACCGCCCGTGTGATTGCTGTATGGGCTCGAAACGGATGTGCTGATGGATGCGCTGTCCGACATTGACAGTCGCTTGTTACCAACACCCGTGCCATGCCCACCACTTCCGGACGGAATTCCTTGCGGATCCACATTAGACAAACACAGATGCTCCGATTCCTCATGATGCGTCATGGTAGAGTAGCCATGATCGGATgaacctccaccaccaccaccgttcgGGCGCCGATAGTCTGAGGACATCTGGTACGGTGAGGCTACATTTGGAATAATCATATAATTTGCATTATGTTGCCCGTTTAACAACAGATTTTGCTTCGCATTTGTACGGCTAATGTCACAATCATCGGACGGGCTGCCATCGTCCAGATCGAAACGTGATAACGGCAAACCATGGCAGTGATCTGCTACTAAATCATCATACAAATGCTCGGAAGCTCCACTTTGGTCAGCATTTTGCCGGAAGCAATACATCGCAAAACCAACCACGAGGCAAAGGGCAAGAATAGCACCAGCAACGGGACCGATTGAGCTGTAGGCGGGTGGCAAAATTGACTCCATGTTGTTACCGGTGTACGCTGCGTCACCGTACGGTGTAGGAGCTCCAAAAACACCATTAAAACATGCTAGCTGTGCCGTACAAAACGGGGTATTGAGTCGATTTTCACCATCTACATCAACCTGACACCATTCACAGCCCACCAATCCTATTAGAAattgggaaaagaaaagatattAGTTAATCAATTAACAAGCATATAACAAGTATATGCCAACGTTCAACCTACCCATGCACTCGTTCTGTGTCGTGTAATCCTCGCAATTAATATTTGTACAGCTCTTCAACTCATAATCCGCTTCGTAGTTGATGGCACTCATCGATATCAATTCTTCGGGCAACGGTGAGCAAAGTGGTACCGGGAAACTACCAGCCGATTTCGTCCGCTTAGGCTGAGCCATACAGCTTCCTTCTAGGTCAGAAGCACCATAGTCTAAGGGACACTCACACGGACATTCACACTCAGTCTGTTCCATTCGGTTGCAGTTTAGGCATGAGTTGCCAACCTACAAGCGCATAAACAAGATATTATAATATCTTActgatcaaaataaaaaaaatgtattatttttactgCTTACCGTACTACATGGACAAAATGCTCCTCCATCGTTTGTGGAGTTAACAATGCCAAGGAATAGATTCGTGCCGGAAATCAATGCAATCTGGTACTTTGTTTTCTCCCCATACATCAAATTGGTGATGACGTCCTCTGTGGACAGACTCATGTTAAACTGATAGAACCGCTGCACCGTCCGGTTGACATAGTTGTAGCACATTTTCTTCGTCACCAACTGTTTGTGATTGAGAATGTCGTTGGCAACTTGCGATTCCTTGTGTGTTATGTGTTCAACCGGACGTCGGGTGTTTCCTGATCGTATCGGTGCTTCAGCAAGCATTGGATGTGCTACCAGGTAGCCACGATCATCCATCAGGAAACACTTTATACTGTCCATACTACAAACGGCAGCCGAATCCAGCAGTAGCTTGTAAAAGAACGTCTGAGTAAAGTCCATCGCAACAACGGCGATTGCTTTATGATGTGCGGTGTTGCTGCTTGTTGTACCCGTTCGTCCTTCCGATATAGCATACGCGACACTTACGACATATCCAGCACCACCAGCATCGAGGTAGGGTTGGGTGAACACCAATCGACCCGGGTATTCCATCGCCTTTACGAACCACGGCCGTTTCGTTGGCTCTAGGTCAGTATCGAGCAAACCGCCTGGGAACATCTGCAGCACACCGTTCACGGAAGCAGCATAACGTCTTACGATGTACCGGCTAAGATTGCTCTGCGTATGACGCACTTGATAGTCGTAAAGTATTTGTAACAGTGCCAAAACATCGCTACGCACATCCGGCTGCAGACCTGGGTTAGCGAACAGCAGCTTGCCGTACGTGTCCTTCAGATAGGCCATAATGTTTTGTATCGTTCGTACGTTCACTTCCTCGCTGGTACCGTCTCGGTTGTTACGAATATGTGTAAATGGGGACTGGAAAGAGGAAGCGCTCAGGTAAAGTGTGCTTGCGTCAGCAATGGCTAATTGTTTCACTAATCGACAAAGCGATCCGTCGCCACCCGATTGCAGCAACTCTACTGGCGGCCGTTGCAGCTGAGGCGGAAAAATGTCGATACGATGATAAAGCAACGTTGTTAGCAGATTTCTGGTCGTACTACTGCTGGCAGCAATGAAATTGTACTCGACACTATTGCGCCCATCGTTACTTCCCGTCACCGGATGAAGATAATGTACCGGGGCATGGAAGGCATGGGATCCTTCCGTATCTAGCGAGTTGTCGGAATCGACACCGAGAGTTCGTACGATGCACACGATGTAAGAATATACACGCTTCCAGTAGTACATGGTGGTGCGGTTCGTGCCGTAGTGATTGATCCGCAGATTACCTTCCGGATCGGCTAGCATACGCTTGTAGGCAGGCGCGAAATGCTCTCGCTCAAGTCGCGTTATGTTGGTGATGTAGAAGCTTCCACGAGCGGCCAATGGTCGAGGAAAGGATGGATGCATAATTGTGTTACCCTGTAGATCGATCAGAAATGCGTATGAATCGTCCTGCTGTCGATAGTACGCAACATGTTCTGCCAGATCGCTCAGATATAGATCAACCCCCACAAGACCATGAATTCCTGCAGGATAGCTCAAGGTAACAACGGTATCCTGCAGTGACGGATCGTAGTACGGCAAGTGTATTCGCAAATGTTCCTCAATGAAGCGACTGGCGCTTAAAAACGGTTCCATTAAAG
Proteins encoded in this window:
- the LOC125760840 gene encoding VWFA and cache domain-containing protein CG16868 — encoded protein: MKRPSQTVQYYFVMLMLILLLLPIPLHCQGAVASASTIFVNSIVHSISNASGGVPISSDNNQVPSVTVISAPTSLPPVSPSSSVTASLPSSGTTATSTSTGSVEYSVQDLTKSLETTFVHIRNGELNVPNVQKLYDSMEIITTIHNDAELLEKIALKLTRKLNQTISVIEELRRFIQHTGTSYGAKYNTLINPCPYSELINPWEDEAPFDLQSFIQSTKLSNVSLSRPYSPSVDALANSNGSNNSVANGFLDFSAFPANADSDRPRIRITDQTIDDNNANLQQLFTELSTLMDENYFSYRQQFYLSSLDHASAYKCHYYPRDGRLKALFLSAVRNKHVLILLDVGNTITYDQLEVAKAISKFVLYLLNENDRISVVAIGQRVITSDEFFDCRKPNRFVRATMDEKDRLVDFIDSLNRTKQATDHSAGFQYAFEAFSDIYRTHDDEVPVVFLYLGRALLPVGSSAPKTILQTIHEGQTRLPYPVVINSCLILLDEREVAHEKQLIADISTQNYARYNLSQVIYPAGKMVMISKHSFDAQRFIVALMEPFLSASRFIEEHLRIHLPYYDPSLQDTVVTLSYPAGIHGLVGVDLYLSDLAEHVAYYRQQDDSYAFLIDLQGNTIMHPSFPRPLAARGSFYITNITRLEREHFAPAYKRMLADPEGNLRINHYGTNRTTMYYWKRVYSYIVCIVRTLGVDSDNSLDTEGSHAFHAPVHYLHPVTGSNDGRNSVEYNFIAASSSTTRNLLTTLLYHRIDIFPPQLQRPPVELLQSGGDGSLCRLVKQLAIADASTLYLSASSFQSPFTHIRNNRDGTSEEVNVRTIQNIMAYLKDTYGKLLFANPGLQPDVRSDVLALLQILYDYQVRHTQSNLSRYIVRRYAASVNGVLQMFPGGLLDTDLEPTKRPWFVKAMEYPGRLVFTQPYLDAGGAGYVVSVAYAISEGRTGTTSSNTAHHKAIAVVAMDFTQTFFYKLLLDSAAVCSMDSIKCFLMDDRGYLVAHPMLAEAPIRSGNTRRPVEHITHKESQVANDILNHKQLVTKKMCYNYVNRTVQRFYQFNMSLSTEDVITNLMYGEKTKYQIALISGTNLFLGIVNSTNDGGAFCPCSTVGNSCLNCNRMEQTECECPCECPLDYGASDLEGSCMAQPKRTKSAGSFPVPLCSPLPEELISMSAINYEADYELKSCTNINCEDYTTQNECMGLVGCEWCQVDVDGENRLNTPFCTAQLACFNGVFGAPTPYGDAAYTGNNMESILPPAYSSIGPVAGAILALCLVVGFAMYCFRQNADQSGASEHLYDDLVADHCHGLPLSRFDLDDGSPSDDCDISRTNAKQNLLLNGQHNANYMIIPNVASPYQMSSDYRRPNGGGGGGSSDHGYSTMTHHEESEHLCLSNVDPQGIPSGSGGHGTGVGNKRLSMSDSASISTSVSSPYSNHTGGPGSSFLSKPPMLNESKMIGTTFDRFADPAMQTLLPSPTSISRTGVLGTTVLPPGSPVSTTTSGHHILVPVTVHRNMEVS